TAAAGATTTTGAATTTATCCATATGAGTAAACTCAATGCTACTGAGAAAAGAGTGCTGGTGGAAAAGCATTTAATTAGTCCTCATTTGGCTGATCACTCAAAGAGGGGAGCTGCTTTAATCTCTCAAAATGAGCAAGTCTCTGTAATGGTGAATGAGGAAGACCACATTCGTATACAGCTGTATTTCCCTGGTTTTCAGTTAGAGAAGGCGTTAGAGCAAGCTTCAAATTTTGATGACTGGCTCGAGGAAAAGATTAATTTTGCCTTTGATGAGAAACGGGGTTACTTAACGAGTTGCCCAACGAATGTTGGTACTGGAATGAGAGCTTCGGTAATGATGCACCTTCCTGCTCTAGCTGTTACCCAGCAAATGAACCGGCTAATACCAGCTATTAATCAATTAGGTCTAGTTGTTAGAGGAATTTATGGAGAAGGTAGCGAAGCAATAGGTAACATCTTTCAAATTTCCAACCAGATTACATTAGGAAAATCAGAAAGAGATATTGTAGATGATTTAAAAAGTGTGGTTGAACAATTAATTGAGCAAGAAAGAAATGCTCGGGAACAAATTATTCAACAAAACGGCATACAATTAGAAGATAAGATTTTTCGTTCTTATGGTGTTCTGGCAAATAGCCGCATTATTGAATCGAAAGAAGCAGCTAAGTGCCTTTCTGATGTAAGGTTGGGAATAGACCTGGGGTATATTGACAACCTGTCCAAAACCATTTTGAATGAATTAATGATCTTAACTCAGCCTGGATTTTTACAACAGTATGCACAGCAGACATTATCTCCTGATGAACGTGATGTTCGAAGAGCAACGTTAATTCGGGAAAGATTAAACTTAGAAATATAATTAGACTAGGAGGGGTGCCCCATGATGTTTGGGCGTTTTACTGAAAGAGCACAGAAAGTATTAGCATTAGCTCAGGAAGAAGCCGTACGACTAGGTCATAATAATATTGGAACAGAACATATTCTTCTCGGTTTGGTGCGTGAAGGAGAAGGAATTGCAGCGAAGGCGTTAGGTGCTTTGGGTCTGGCTGCAGATAAGATTCAAGAAGAGGTGGAACAGCTAATCGGAACGGGAGATAAGGTTTCCCAAACGATCCATTACACACCTCGTGCGAAGAAAGTAATTGAGTTATCAATGGATGAGGCACGTAAGTTAGGTCACTCCTATGTGGGTACAGAACACATCCTGCTTGGGTTGATCCGAGAAGGAGAAGGTG
The nucleotide sequence above comes from Pontibacillus chungwhensis. Encoded proteins:
- a CDS encoding protein arginine kinase, whose translation is MSLEQFMNEAISPWLKEEGPDSDIVLSSRIRLARNFDDIPFPIIADSEELEHVIEFFKEEYEDKSYGAYKDFEFIHMSKLNATEKRVLVEKHLISPHLADHSKRGAALISQNEQVSVMVNEEDHIRIQLYFPGFQLEKALEQASNFDDWLEEKINFAFDEKRGYLTSCPTNVGTGMRASVMMHLPALAVTQQMNRLIPAINQLGLVVRGIYGEGSEAIGNIFQISNQITLGKSERDIVDDLKSVVEQLIEQERNAREQIIQQNGIQLEDKIFRSYGVLANSRIIESKEAAKCLSDVRLGIDLGYIDNLSKTILNELMILTQPGFLQQYAQQTLSPDERDVRRATLIRERLNLEI